The Castanea sativa cultivar Marrone di Chiusa Pesio chromosome 11, ASM4071231v1 genome contains a region encoding:
- the LOC142615688 gene encoding polyamine oxidase 2, with protein sequence MESGRTTSNPQLRRGLCYSNGERKPSVIVIGGGMAGIAAARALHEASFQVVLLESRDRIGGRVHTDYSFGFPVDLGASWLHGVCKENPLAPLIGRLGLPLYRTSGDNSVLYDHDLESYALFDMDGNQVPQELVTKVGEAFESILKETDKIREELSSDMSILNAFSIVFERRPELRLEGLAHKVLQWYLCRMEGWFAADAETISLKCWDQEELLPGGHGLMVRGYIPVINTLAKGLDIRLGHRVTKIVRRYNGVKVTVEDGRTFVADAAIVAVPLGVLKVKSIKFEPKLPEWKETAISELGVGIENKIVLHFEKVFWPNVEFLGVVAETSYGCSYFLNLHKATGHSVLVYMPAGQLAKDIEKMSDEAAANFAYLQLKRILPNASAPIQYLVSRWGTDINSLGSYSYDTVGKPHDLYERLRIPVDNLFFAGEATSSNYPGSVHGAFSTGMMAAEDCRMRVLERYGELDLFQPVMGEEASVSVPLLISRM encoded by the exons ATGGAGTCTGGACGCACCACAAGTAATCCCCAATTGCGCAGAG GTCTGTGCTATTCCAATGGGGAGAGAAAACCATCTGTCATCGTCATTGGCGGTGGTATGGCTGGAATTGCAGCTGCGCGTGCTCTTCACGAAGCTTCATTTCAG GTTGTCCTGTTGGAATCACGGGATAGAATTGGTGGTCGAGTTCACACTGATTATTCATTTGGTTTTCCAGTTGACTTGGGTGCATCATG GTTGCATGGAGTATGTAAAGAGAATCCCTTGGCACCATTGATTGGGAGACTGGGACTGCCCTTATACCGTACTAGCGGAGACAACTCTGTGTTGTATGATCATGATTTGGAAAG CTATGCACTCTTTGATATGGATGGAAATCAAGTTCCTCAAGAGTTGGTCACAAAAGTTGGTGAAGCATTTGAGAGCATTCTAAAGGAG ACGGATAAAATAAGAGAGGAATTGAGCAGCGACATGTCCATACTAAATGCTTTCTCTATTGTCTTTGAAAGGAGGCCAGAGTTGAG GTTGGAGGGGCTTGCTCATAAGGTTCTTCAGTGGTATTTATGTAGAATGGAGGGCTGGTTTGCAGCAGATGCTGAGACCATCTCACTAAAATGTTGGGATCAG GAAGAACTGCTCCCTGGTGGTCATGGGCTTATGGTCAGGGGCTACATACCTGTTATAAACACTCTTGCTAAAGGTCTCGACATCCGCTTGGGCCACAG GGTTACAAAGATTGTAAGGCGATATAATGGAGTGAAGGTGACAGTTGAAGATGGGAGAACATTTGTGGCAGATGCTGCAATTGTTGCTGTACCTCTGGGAGTGCTGAAAGTAAAGAGCATAAAGTTTGAACCGAAGCTGCCGGAGTGGAAGGAAACAGCCATTTCTGAACTTGGTGTGGGGATtgagaataaaattgtgttgcACTTTGAAAAAGTGTTTTGGCCAAATGTTGAGTTCCTAGGAGTGGTTGCAGAGACATCTTATGGGTGCAGTTACTTTCTAAATCTTCACAAGGCTACTGGTCACTCTGTCCTTGTTTATATGCCAGCTGGGCAGCTAGCCAAAGACATTGAGAAAATGTCTGATGAAGCTGCTGCTAATTTTGCTTATTTGCAACTCAAAAGGATACTTCCAAATGCTTCTGCCCCG ATTCAGTATCTTGTTTCTCGATGGGGCACTGATATTAACTCGCTTGGCTCCTATAGCTATGATACAGTAGGCAAACCCCATGATCTGTATGAGAGGCTTAGGATCCCAGTGGATAACCTATTCTTTGCAGGGGAGGCAACAAGCTCAAACTACCCAGGGTCAGTGCATGGTGCATTCTCTACAGGAATGATGGCTGCTGAAGACTGTAGGATGAGAGTCTTGGAACGTTATGGGGAGCTGGATTTGTTCCAGCCAGTCATGGGTGAGGAGGCCTCAGTGTCTGTCCCGCTTTTGATCTCCCGGatgtaa